The following DNA comes from Musa acuminata AAA Group cultivar baxijiao chromosome BXJ1-4, Cavendish_Baxijiao_AAA, whole genome shotgun sequence.
acacatatatatctaCCGTTGGAGGAGGAGGCGAAGAGAGCTTACGGGGTTGAGGGTGTTGTGCTCCTTGAAGCTCTCCTCGAGTATGGCCGACTGGTCCTTGGAGAGGCGGAGCTTCTTGCGGGAGCCATCGCCGTCTTCCTCGTCGCTGATCCCGCGCGAGCACGCACGGTCAGGGTCGAGCTCGTCGCCGAGGTGGTGGTCGCGCTCCCCCCGCTTGCCGCTCACGCTCGAGAGCGTGCTGTTCGGGGACGACGTTCCTGCGTCCTCCTCGCTGTCCCTCTCCGTGGCGCCCGCCGGCGCCCGGTTCACGTCGATTCCTCGAAGTCGGGGCAGCGACCTCGCCTCCGCTGCTCCCCCGGACATGTCCACCACCGGTCTCTTCTCTGTTAACAGAACACAACGTAAGAAACCCATCTTTCATGAAGGAACAAGAAGAGACTTCAGATCTGTCACTAAGCACAGGTCTATTTACCCGCTCGAGCAAGGAGATCAGTCCACTGCGTCCTCTGGTGGCAAGGAAAAGGTGGTGAGGGCAAAGGAACAGAAGCAGCAGACGAAGAGGAAGGAGGCATGAGGTGTAGCTGAGGAGGCAAGTGGTGGTGATGGCTGGAGGAGCTCAAGCTGAGGCTCAAGCCTAAATCATCCTTTCCCATCATCTTGCTATGTCTTCACTATATTCCTGTTTTCACTTTTctctcctttcctttcctttcctttcctttcctcttCGTTGGTTGACAGCAGCTAAAGCAGCGCGTAGCAGAAGAGGAGCTTAGCAATGGTCTCAGGATGCTCAAAGGAGAGATGGGACGGCTATGGTAAAGGATGGGGCAAGGGGAGAGGCCATTAAATAGTTGGCGTCTTGCAccctctccttctccctctccctcatcGTCTCTCCCTAATCATCGCAATCATGCCTGCTTTTTACTAACCCTACCTCCTTTTCTTCCTCGCGTACATGCTAACCATAGTTAAGCTGGTGTATATCTCTTGTCGTCTTCACGCGGAACCCGTGGCTTTTGCTGGCTTTGACCGCTGACCCTCTCTGTCATTGGCTTCCAGTCGTCAgtatccttcttcttcctcttgcagTGGCTCCATCGCATGCAGTACAGACATGTTTTACACCTCGTATTCTCCGGTAAGATTACAGTGATATTTAGCATGTAAATAATCCCGGAAGCTAGTCGCGTTTCTCCGTTCGCTGTCACGCAGACTCTCACAAGGCAAGGTGGCAGAAGGTGTGGCACGGTGACAGTCGCGGCTGCAGAGGCCACCATGATTGCCATACATGGTACCGACCCATGTCTATCATTGCCTTCGAGATGGGCTATTATTGCACCTGTTGATGGCGATGCTCGGCAACAGCGAGTCCCCACAGCATTCAATGCCTAGCCCTGCATGACTTCCCTCCCTCATCATTATGTCCCTCTCTGCAGTGCACAGCCTTATCACCGCCGACCCCACGCACCATCATCACTCCATCATTAGCCATCATGCAACAGCTTCACCACCCTCGGAAGGGAATTAGAGGGTCTTCTTATCTTGATGAGCTCCGTCATGGCCGAGTAGTAAAAAACTGACACCAAATTCTGAGACTTTTCTACAACAGCAGTGCTATTTATACATTTATGATTAaaagtaatatatattttatgtaattatttgaattaaaaaagaatattttaGTTAATCTTGAGGGCTTATAATATTAATAAAGTAGATAAATTCTCaaaaaaataattctttttttattagtgtattttttaaaagatattttttatttatcataatttatgaaatataaCTGAAACAGCATCAATCAACACTATAGATCCGTCCATaagataaattaatttaatatctaTGTATAAAAgttatattaataaattattttttttgcacCTAAGCTTATTCGAAAGTATTATAACCAAAATAAAATTGACttaaattttaataaaactcGTTCATCTACACAAATAAGATTTATAATAATttgttattaaattaaaaaaataatcaaataaaaatattaattattgtatttttaatagatttatagtatttttatacttTCATTAAAATACTATAAATCTATTAGAAATATTATAACTGAAAAAATAGACCTTGTTGTTATGTTTCAGGAATcaaatctgaaaaatataaaaaggatgtatctctcagaaaaaaaaaatctaaaaatattttttttagaaaattcaTGCTTTGTATATTCGTGAAAAACGATAATACTATTTTTATGTAATCACAAAAGCAAAAGAGAACCATTTTAATTAATATTGAAGGCTgagaatattaataatatttttaggaAATGGAAAACCGTACATACTGCTTTAGAAATCGAACTGTCATATCATCATCCTCACATCCATCGCACGATTTGAGGGCGGTTCGCAAGAATCGCTTTTCGTAGATGGAGACACCCAGTCTCAAATGGTTCAAGGGAATCCCATATAGGTTTAGAAACGTCAGGAACTGAGAAGGGGAGTTGGGGGTGGAATAGAGAAGCGATGGGGACTTCCTGGGGACCGTCACAGTTCACAGTTCAATGATAAGGGGAGGTGGCCCTCTTTAATGGCGGCAACAGCTGCGCTCCTCCAATTATTCCTCCCATTCCCTCTGTCACTCAACCCAATCATTCAGACGAGAGGAGAGAGGCGACAGCAGGGGATGGGGCTTCACGTGGGAGGGACGGGAACCCCTCCCCTCCCCCACCGAGTCACGTGGACCGACACTTCCCTGCCCCGGCACGTGCGGACACGCCCAGGACAAGCCCGGCCCCACTTGTCTCTCCCCACCACGACACCCGCGCCCCGCAATCATttgcactccccccccccccccccctcctcaccGGGCCCCaccttttcttcctctccgactctctctctctctctctctctctctctctctccccactgTGGGAAAGTGAGGAAAAAGAAGCTGGGCGTAGAAAgggctgcatattctctttgacaTGCTAACAATTATGGAGCGCATCTGAGTTGTAGTGATCATGGCATGTTTGGATACAGTACTCTAGGAATCCATGCCCATATAAATGGTAGACGAGTCCAAGTGATCGAGGAATCCCTTTATCGACACTTCGA
Coding sequences within:
- the LOC103975598 gene encoding homeobox-leucine zipper protein HAT4, whose protein sequence is MMGKDDLGLSLSLSSSSHHHHLPPQLHLMPPSSSSAASVPLPSPPFPCHQRTQWTDLLARAEKRPVVDMSGGAAEARSLPRLRGIDVNRAPAGATERDSEEDAGTSSPNSTLSSVSGKRGERDHHLGDELDPDRACSRGISDEEDGDGSRKKLRLSKDQSAILEESFKEHNTLNPKQKLALAKQLNLRPRQVEVWFQNRRARTKLKQTEVDCEFLKRCCETLTDENRRLQKEVQELRALKLSPQFYMHMTPPTTLSMCPSCERVSNSTTTSSPSTNAPTPEHHQFLHHQPIPAPWAPIPLRPFLDAPPQRS